Within the Hermetia illucens chromosome 6, iHerIll2.2.curated.20191125, whole genome shotgun sequence genome, the region AATTCTAACTGTGGGTTCTTTTAAAACAATagacaatataaaaaaaattcagaaacTTTATTCCCCTAGATGTAATCAACCCCAAAAGAAACCTTTATTTTCCGAGCTATCAAAAAGAATATTCCCCAAGTTTCAACATCGGCAAATTGTTtggtattatttatatttattgcaGATTTAAACAGCCTAAAAGTAAGGGAACCAATACAGCGGGTCGCTATAGAGCCAGGAGGGAACCAAAAATATCTTATAAGAAAGGAGCAGAATCTAGCAGATCACGTTTTAGCTGTTGGTCCACGATATCAGTTAAAAGACTTCAAATTCAATGTTGCAGCCGGTCTGGGCCCTCACACAAGCGGTGTCCTAGGTAAGGTTACTTCGACATCATATTTTCAGACTCAAGCATCTATGAAGCATTTACAGTTGTAGGAATTAATAATGGCACAAACACAACGATGAAAATACAATCAAATCGCCCATTACGTGCATATCACGTAACCGGACGTTTCGGGAAGGCAACTGAAAATTTCTTGGGTGATTCAAGGGTGACATTGAAAGCAAAATTCGGACATGTGCGGAGTGAACGCCTCGGCGCAATGGTCGCCTCACTGCAAGCTTCAAATCAACGCAAAATGTACGAAATGTGTGGCGTAGATTTACAGTCACAAGCAGCATACGAACTGGCGTCAAAAGGATTATTTCGTCCAGCGGATAACACATTACCGGTCATATTTGGAATGAAGTTAATCCATTTCCAGCTACCTGAATTCACATTGGAAGTGCACGCAATGAATGAATCGGAAAAATATTTAGCGGCTTTAATTAATGATATTGCAATTGAGCAACGGTCAGTTGCCTTCTGCTCGGGGATTCGTTGCATTAGACATGGTCATTTCAGCATCGAGGACTCTCTGTTACGGAGACATTGGACGTTGGAGGGCGTCTTGCAGAATATGTCAGAATGTAGGAAAATTATAAAACAACATCCGCAAATGCTAAACAGAAGAGATGGCTCACTTACAGGGGACTAGACACGAAATTTTATCCTCAAATATGATCCCGCACTAGTTTTCGCAATCCACCTACAAACAGAATTACGAAACTGGCTTTAAGTTTCTTTAATTAGTAAGGAAACCAAAAACCTATAATTTggataaataatattttatttctgtAAACCTTAAGAGTCTtgttttctagatttttttccAAGCGTTTTGTAGATTTTAAAACTAACAGCATTTTTCATAGTCATTTTCATTGTGGTCGTTCTTGATTTCGCTGAAAAAATCCGTTTTTGCCACATCCATCCAGTTCACCAGACACAAGTTGCTTCAAGCGTTTTATGAAGGGCTCGTACCGCTCCACGTCATTGTGACCAGCTCCGTGTATCCATAGCGGTGGAAGGGGATTCTTACAATGTTTATATATCCTTTCACCGTGGATTATCTTAACAATATCGTCTTTCGTGCCATGTATGACTAACACTGGTGAAGTAATTTTCGGGACTTTCTCTAAATTGTTGTAAGGATCACACATTGTTCGAATCTTTTTCGGGAATAACATCCTAATGGCAGACATAAACGCAGAGTGAAGAATAACACCGGCCACTGAGTGTATACTTGCTAGATATATTGTTGGTACTGATCCAATACTTTGACCGTATAATATGATTTTCTCCCTTGGAATGCTATATTTTTCACGTAAAGCTTTGTATGCCGCTTCTGCGTCTGCGTATATATTTTGTTCATTTGGTTTCCCGCTACTGCATCCATAGCCTTCAAGGAAAAGCGCAAATAAAAACAACCTCAATTGCCACCCTGCATACTAACCTGCGTAATCATATCCAAAAATATCACACTTGATTTCTTGCCCTAAGCCAAGCAGATATCCAGATAATATTCCTAAATCAACTGCATTTGGATGCGAATATAAGATTGTGTACTTTGCGTTCGCGTTACACTTCACGTACAGGCAGGCGATATCATGACCACGCTTCGTTCGGACGTAAAATGcatcaaaacacttctcctcTTCCTCATTGAATTTCCAAGGCGCATAATCGTTCAAAATCATCTTATATTCGGCATGTTGACTTCTAGCTGCCAGTTCAAGATTTGGTCTTTCTTTATCTTTACCATTATAGCGGCTTCCTTCGCCTCTATTCGTAGGTTGATTTTCACAAGCGATATCGCATCTCAATCCATAAGATGGAGGAGGTGGCATAAACGCTGCTCTGGTTGCAATACACGATAACAAAGCTGGCACAACAAAGCACATACTAAGGCAATTACAGCAAACTGGAAAGTTTTAAACGTTTTTCGGCGATCCTTAGCATCAAAACGTCCTAAATTACTGAAAGCAATCGACGATTGGGTCTATATGCTTCCAGAGCTGATATGATATTGTGCTGCAAACTATTTAGTATGGAGGTTCGTTTATTGCTGGCGTCACTCATATTAAATGTACATTCCTGCAAGCTGCTTGGCCGGTTTGCAATTCTTACGGCTGCATTACTTCCGCACACGCAGTGGTGGAATTTTGTCACATCAAGATCTCGACAAACCAAATTCAGTTCTGACACTAAGTCAGAACGGATCGTTAACTGCACGGAAATGAAAACTAGATTAATATGGTCTTCCTGTAGTCAACGATAATCGAATaatattcgaaaatattcaaaatttaacttatttttgtttgaataattGTAATTCAATGGCGAGTTTCTGGGTGAAGATGGGATAGACACAGCCAAATAGTTGGTACTTTCAAATAACTACATCTGAATGCTAAGAAAGTGACATTTTTTAGGATTTATTCTGTCCAATGCTATTATTCGCGATTGGTGAATATCCTTTAAAGAACCAGAGGTAACGTTAGAAATTAAATGGTAATATGACGAAGGATAAATGCTCACAGGGGTTAACATGTGGTCCTGAgcagtgaactctgggtaccaggtgaCTCCCAGTTTCAACCAGTTTTGTCTCGGAACTCTGCCGAGATCAACTtattttccccggtaaaacAAAGACAATGGAAACCATATATGATAAACTTAAAAACTTAAAGCCTAAAACAAAAGCAGAAATTAAATTTCGGTAAGGACAATCCAATCCTGAACTCATCAATGGAGAACCTTTGTTTAAACTCAGAACCAATTGAGACCCCGGGCTCCAGTCGGCAGCATCTGCTGAGGCCCACATGTAAGCACCTGTCTTCGGGCAGCAAACGGTGTCCAGTCAAACCGAATTCGGGAATAACAATGCCTCCATGCAAGCCGCCTTCTAGGAAACCACAACCCCGGGTTGTGCCAATATTGAGGGGAATGAAAAATCCGGGGCATCTGCGGTTAGGGGGAAATCATAGCAGCAGCATGCGTTTCTGACAATTCTAACTCTTCAACACAAtaggcggcaaagagggctcgatcagcaagtcttcatttgcagccaaggccaGTGAGCCGATGCATGGCGACACCAATCCATCTCGTACCGAGCATTGCGaacttagaaggaaactcctcctagttgTAAGAACTGCATCCTTGCAAAGTATGATATTACGcttcgctttgagtcggtaggtacATACcattaaatcatcatcaacggcgcaacaaccggtatccggtataggcctgccttaataaggaactccagacatcccagttttgcgtcgaggttcaccaattcgatatccctaaaacttgtgtaacgtcctgacctacgccatcgctccatctcagacaaggtctgcctcgtcttcttttcctaccatagatattgcccttatagactttccgggctggatcatcctcatccatacggattaaatgacctgcccaccgtaaccaattgaaccggatttcatccacaacctaacggtcatggtatcgctcatagaattcgtcgttatgtaggctacgaaatcgtccattctcatgtaaggggccaaaaattcttcggaggattcttctcttgaacgcggccaagagctcgcaattcttcttgctaagaacccaagtctccgaggaatacagtacagtaagagctttgaccgtatggtgagacgtttcgagcggaacagtttttgtaagctgaaatagcctagtcagtcttatcaatttcgtcgggataccgaattctctcatggccatgtacagttttaccctgggtcagatagtactgctcctcccttaacgatgtgtggaagGGTGGTCAGGGTGCCAATGAAGAGGACATCTGAGTTGTCATCTTTTTCTGGCTTCCAAAAGAGGAGCATCATGGTGCTGCGGTTCTGGAATATTTGGAAAGATTTGTCTGACTCAAACGCAGATATTTGTCTGCCTGTTCTCTGAGGCAAACACAAACACTTGTCTGGGATAGAGTGACTGAAACGGAAATTTAGCTGAGACAGACATTTGTCTATTTAATGTCTGACACAAGCacaaatttttgtttagaaCAAGTATTTAACTAGGACAGACATTTGTTTGGCATAGGCACagatctctgtctgtctgtctgatgtctggaACTGCTGCACACATTTGTTTGTCTGTAGTTAATTTGGACAAAAACACAATTGCAACTACCAAACCAGTTGTTAGTTCCTCTCCTTATTAGAACCATTTGTTTTAGTTCAAAGCACAAACGGCACTGAACATGATtccatgattatgattacaatccTAATTATCACCTGTAATTTCGATTACAGTTCTCTAAATACGAGATCTTGCTCATTTTCTTATTGTAACCATAACCAGtgtgcggatagctgagtggttagagcacaaggctgtcgtacggaaggtcgcggttcaaatctcactggtggcagcggaatttgcatcgtgatttgacgtcggataccaatcgactcagctgtgaatgagtacctgagtcaaatcagggtaataatctcgggcgagcgcaatgctgacgacattgcctcctagtgttccgttacggtcttgaatgaaggccctgatccaacatggattgttgcgccaacgattattattattatatgggcTACGAAATCATCCACTCTCATATATGGGCTAAAAACtcttcgaagaattcttctctcgaatgcagctaacagttctcaatttttcttgctaagaacccatccccgaggaatacatgaggactagcaagattattgtcttgtacagtaagaacttcaCCTTATAATGAAacatttcaagcgaaacagtttttataaactgaaGTAGGATCTGTTAACTGCCAACAAcggtgcgcagatttcatcatcatagctgttatcggttgtgatgcaGCCTAAGATTTCGCCCCGAAGGTcgtctactcgatctggatgaaggtcgaTTGTACATCTCGATTTGTCctccccataatgtcaatattcttAGTATTGGCCGGTAGTTAAGTGTACTTGAAGAGAATCGCGCCTCTCGCATTGACACCAGCATCgttgatagggcattcccttttcTTAGACAGTTGTTAATCAATCTtacaatttggtcgggataccgaattctcttggCATTCtcagtttttcaatcgcttgccgtagagaaaaaatctgatattttgctgatttgcccggaaTGAAACCGTTTTGGTATGAACTGATTATGTACTGCGCATAtaggactatccggcctagcaagataacaaaAAATATCTTATACATGGCAGAAGACAtattgaagaaggggacagttggtccccgaaatacatatttgtttaagagcaagcaaatgtcatcagcgtagtcaggatgtttgaggaaagatgtcgtcgtccattgaattcatcCGCGTCCTTCGGACAGGCATGTCTGGAACGTCAcccataataagaagaaatatcgTCAACAGGATGCAACTATGGCGGATTCCGGTTTGGACtttaaaatcctccgagattttacctcagtgcacCACGTAATTTCTTGCGcattcatatg harbors:
- the LOC119659618 gene encoding mitochondrial mRNA pseudouridine synthase Trub2, coding for MRLAGESTGMAGRIFDGPTAWNCLNGVINVYKPAGVKIDRVRSAILGNVCKDLNSLKVREPIQRVAIEPGGNQKYLIRKEQNLADHVLAVGPRYQLKDFKFNVAAGLGPHTSGVLVVGINNGTNTTMKIQSNRPLRAYHVTGRFGKATENFLGDSRVTLKAKFGHVRSERLGAMVASLQASNQRKMYEMCGVDLQSQAAYELASKGLFRPADNTLPVIFGMKLIHFQLPEFTLEVHAMNESEKYLAALINDIAIEQRSVAFCSGIRCIRHGHFSIEDSLLRRHWTLEGVLQNMSECRKIIKQHPQMLNRRDGSLTGD
- the LOC119659617 gene encoding alpha/beta hydrolase domain-containing protein 17B-like — protein: MCFVVPALLSCIATRAAFMPPPPSYGLRCDIACENQPTNRGEGSRYNGKDKERPNLELAARSQHAEYKMILNDYAPWKFNEEEEKCFDAFYVRTKRGHDIACLYVKCNANAKYTILYSHPNAVDLGILSGYLLGLGQEIKCDIFGYDYAGYGCSSGKPNEQNIYADAEAAYKALREKYSIPREKIILYGQSIGSVPTIYLASIHSVAGVILHSAFMSAIRMLFPKKIRTMCDPYNNLEKVPKITSPVLVIHGTKDDIVKIIHGERIYKHCKNPLPPLWIHGAGHNDVERYEPFIKRLKQLVSGELDGCGKNGFFQRNQERPQ